In Polaribacter sp. Hel_I_88, the following proteins share a genomic window:
- the menA gene encoding 1,4-dihydroxy-2-naphthoate octaprenyltransferase, with translation MDVKSFIKAARLRTLPLSISGIIVGSYLGVEYLNSILTTNSIKIVVWLTPIFWLAILTTIGFQVLSNFANDYGDFVKGSDTNRTGEARMVSSGKITPKQMKMAMVITTIITLIIALALIYVSFGKDNFGYSILFFVLGIASITAAIKYTVGNSAYGYSGFGDVFVFLFFGLVSVVGSYFLYTKTINFEIFLPAISIGLLSTAVLNLNNLRDREEDQKNNKNTLVVKLGTDNAKIYHYSLIIGALIFALIYVFLNYESVYQFVFLVAFIPLIKNIKTVAENKIPAALDSELKKVALSTFLFAILFSIGNTIF, from the coding sequence ATGGATGTAAAAAGTTTTATAAAAGCAGCACGTTTGCGTACTTTACCTTTATCAATTTCTGGAATTATTGTTGGGAGTTATTTAGGGGTCGAATATTTAAATTCAATTTTAACAACAAATAGTATAAAAATAGTGGTTTGGCTTACACCAATTTTCTGGTTAGCAATTCTAACTACAATTGGTTTCCAGGTTTTATCCAATTTCGCTAATGATTATGGAGATTTTGTAAAAGGTTCAGATACAAACAGAACAGGAGAAGCAAGAATGGTTTCTTCTGGTAAAATTACGCCTAAACAAATGAAAATGGCAATGGTTATCACAACCATTATCACTTTAATAATTGCTTTAGCGTTGATTTATGTGTCATTTGGCAAAGACAATTTTGGGTATTCAATCTTGTTTTTTGTGCTGGGAATTGCCTCAATTACAGCAGCTATAAAATATACAGTGGGTAATTCAGCTTACGGGTATTCTGGTTTTGGCGATGTTTTTGTATTTCTGTTTTTTGGTTTGGTAAGTGTTGTTGGGTCTTATTTTTTATATACGAAAACCATCAATTTTGAAATATTTTTACCAGCAATTTCTATTGGTTTGTTAAGTACAGCTGTTTTAAATTTAAATAATTTACGAGATAGAGAAGAAGATCAAAAGAATAATAAAAATACATTAGTTGTAAAATTAGGAACTGATAATGCAAAAATATATCATTATTCTTTAATCATTGGAGCTTTAATTTTTGCACTAATTTATGTGTTTTTAAACTACGAATCTGTATATCAATTTGTATTTTTAGTTGCTTTTATTCCGTTGATAAAAAATATAAAAACTGTAGCAGAAAATAAAATTCCAGCAGCTTTAGATAGTGAGTTAAAAAAAGTAGCGTTAAGTACATTTTTATTTGCTATTTTATTTAGCATTGGAAATACTATTTTTTAG
- a CDS encoding MlaD family protein, translating to MSKELKTGIVVVLIIVAFFWGFNFLKGHDLLDGKARKFQVEYSKIGGLNRASSVTLNGLKVGQVNEIEFNTTPEKRGELIVTFSVENDFEFSKKSVVRIYSPNPLAASSLAIIPSYEGEMAVSGDTLEGKIEESLFTSIGERLDPLQQKLEKVIVRADTLFSGVNRILNEETISGVNGSISNIAAIIADLRETVQRVNSLVVDNQDNLKKTLQNTKDITGNLSKISDSLTTVNINEIVKKAENAVNNFNELSKKINSNSGSVGKLLNDEQLYDNIEAATKELEELLRDIKLNPKRYVHFSVFGKKPKEYSPVENQLQELKELTEQLEELKQ from the coding sequence ATGTCTAAAGAATTAAAAACAGGAATTGTAGTAGTTTTAATAATTGTAGCTTTCTTTTGGGGTTTCAATTTTTTAAAAGGACATGATTTGTTAGATGGTAAAGCCCGTAAATTTCAAGTAGAATACTCTAAAATTGGAGGTCTTAACAGAGCAAGTTCTGTAACTCTAAATGGCTTAAAAGTTGGGCAAGTTAATGAAATAGAGTTTAATACAACACCTGAGAAAAGAGGGGAATTGATTGTTACTTTTTCAGTTGAAAACGATTTTGAGTTTTCTAAAAAAAGTGTCGTAAGAATTTATTCACCCAATCCATTAGCGGCTTCAAGTTTGGCAATAATTCCTAGTTATGAAGGTGAAATGGCTGTGTCTGGAGACACCCTTGAAGGTAAAATCGAAGAGAGTTTATTTACCTCGATTGGAGAAAGATTAGATCCACTTCAGCAAAAACTTGAAAAAGTAATAGTAAGAGCAGATACTTTATTTAGTGGTGTAAATAGAATTTTAAATGAAGAAACTATAAGTGGTGTAAATGGCTCTATTAGCAATATAGCAGCAATTATTGCAGATTTAAGAGAAACAGTGCAAAGGGTAAATTCTCTTGTTGTTGATAATCAAGATAATCTTAAAAAAACATTACAAAACACAAAAGATATTACAGGAAACTTAAGCAAGATTTCTGATAGTTTAACAACTGTTAATATTAATGAAATTGTAAAAAAAGCAGAAAACGCTGTTAATAATTTTAATGAATTATCTAAAAAAATAAATTCTAATTCAGGTTCTGTTGGTAAACTTCTTAACGACGAACAATTGTACGATAATATTGAGGCTGCAACCAAAGAATTAGAAGAGTTATTAAGAGATATAAAATTAAATCCTAAAAGATATGTTCATTTTTCGGTATTTGGTAAAAAACCAAAAGAATATTCTCCTGTAGAAAATCAATTGCAAGAATTAAAAGAATTAACAGAACAACTGGAAGAATTAAAACAATAG
- a CDS encoding (Fe-S)-binding protein, protein MNVPTMADMMAQGKQPEVLFWVGAAGSYDDRAKKITRAFVKILHQANVDFAVLGVEESSTGDAAKRAGNEFLFQMQAMMNIEVLNGYEVKKIVTCDPHSFNTFKNEYPSLGGKYEVYHHTQFIQNLISEGRLKIDDTNLKGKRVTFHDPCYLGRANEVYESPRDLIRRLGVNLTEMKRSRETALCCGAGGAQMFKDAEKGDKEVNVLRTEDALKTNPQIIATGCPYCNTMMTDGIKFKEREDNVIVRDIAELIAEANNL, encoded by the coding sequence ATGAACGTACCAACAATGGCAGATATGATGGCTCAAGGCAAACAACCAGAAGTGTTGTTTTGGGTTGGTGCTGCAGGAAGTTATGATGATAGAGCAAAAAAGATAACCAGAGCATTCGTAAAAATTTTACATCAAGCAAATGTAGATTTTGCAGTTTTAGGTGTGGAAGAATCATCAACAGGAGATGCAGCAAAAAGAGCAGGAAACGAGTTTTTGTTTCAAATGCAAGCTATGATGAATATCGAAGTTTTAAATGGTTATGAAGTGAAAAAAATCGTGACTTGCGATCCACATTCCTTCAATACTTTTAAAAATGAATATCCTTCTTTAGGAGGAAAATACGAGGTGTATCATCATACACAATTCATTCAAAATTTAATTTCAGAAGGTCGTTTAAAGATCGATGATACCAATTTAAAAGGAAAAAGAGTTACGTTTCATGATCCTTGTTATTTAGGTAGAGCCAATGAAGTATATGAGTCTCCTAGAGATTTAATTAGAAGATTAGGCGTTAATTTAACAGAAATGAAACGTAGCAGAGAAACTGCTTTATGCTGTGGAGCTGGAGGTGCACAAATGTTTAAAGATGCAGAAAAGGGTGATAAAGAAGTAAATGTTTTAAGAACAGAAGACGCTTTAAAAACCAATCCTCAAATAATTGCAACTGGCTGTCCTTATTGCAATACAATGATGACAGATGGCATAAAATTTAAGGAAAGAGAAGACAATGTTATTGTAAGAGACATTGCAGAACTAATCGCAGAAGCAAATAATCTTTAA
- a CDS encoding SPOR domain-containing protein, which translates to MKNLAIVLFLSICLFSCKNKEVEKEDEKISEPEITSPVFEVEKDDMLKNADSESVKNDKVVFTVQIAALKNENEQLMNLNAVKTYQENSLTKYRLGSFETYQEAKQFRLQVLNTYKGAFVQALKNNEPIHISEALQE; encoded by the coding sequence ATGAAAAATTTAGCAATCGTACTTTTTTTATCAATTTGTTTATTTTCTTGTAAAAATAAGGAAGTAGAAAAAGAGGATGAAAAAATCTCTGAACCAGAAATTACTTCACCTGTTTTTGAAGTAGAAAAAGACGATATGCTTAAAAATGCAGATTCTGAAAGCGTTAAGAATGATAAAGTTGTATTTACAGTTCAAATTGCTGCTTTAAAAAATGAAAATGAGCAATTAATGAATTTGAATGCTGTGAAAACATATCAAGAAAATTCTTTAACAAAATACAGGTTAGGTTCTTTTGAAACGTATCAAGAAGCTAAACAATTTAGATTACAGGTTTTAAATACGTATAAAGGAGCGTTTGTGCAAGCGTTAAAAAATAACGAGCCAATTCATATTTCAGAAGCTTTACAAGAGTAA
- a CDS encoding CPBP family intramembrane glutamic endopeptidase: MNYIQQAYKGQYKWYYWLITILLVFFGWQILGAIPLLFVAFMHADGLESFVAAGADNFMSLGINKNLFLFLMLFTFVVGLVFLLIGIKFIHKRSITSLVTSRKKIDWKRFFTGFLTWGSLAVAFSFIGIYLEPEIYTFNFNAKPFFILVAISILILPLQTSLEELLFRGYFMQGIGILAKNRWLPLLITSISFGLLHGANPEVQKLGSVMMVFYIGTGFFYGISTLMDEGTELALGLHAANNMFAAFLVTTDWMVFQTDALYIDTSEPSVSFEMFFPVVILYPLLLFFFSKKYKWTNWKEKLTGKIEKPVNLEENYRILEELGTK; encoded by the coding sequence ATGAATTATATACAACAAGCCTATAAAGGGCAGTACAAATGGTATTACTGGTTAATTACTATTTTATTGGTGTTTTTTGGTTGGCAAATTTTAGGAGCAATTCCTTTATTATTTGTAGCATTTATGCATGCAGATGGTTTGGAATCTTTTGTGGCAGCTGGTGCAGATAATTTTATGAGTTTAGGGATTAACAAAAATTTATTTTTATTTTTAATGTTATTCACTTTTGTTGTTGGGCTTGTTTTTTTATTGATTGGTATTAAATTTATTCATAAAAGAAGTATTACCTCTTTAGTTACAAGCAGAAAAAAAATAGATTGGAAACGTTTTTTTACAGGTTTTTTAACTTGGGGAAGTTTAGCAGTTGCCTTTTCATTTATTGGTATTTATTTAGAACCAGAAATTTATACATTTAATTTTAATGCAAAACCATTCTTTATATTAGTCGCAATTTCCATTTTAATTTTGCCTTTGCAAACCAGTTTAGAAGAACTTTTATTCAGAGGTTATTTTATGCAAGGAATTGGTATTTTAGCCAAAAATAGATGGTTGCCACTTTTAATAACTTCCATAAGTTTCGGTTTGTTGCATGGTGCAAATCCAGAAGTTCAAAAACTGGGTTCTGTAATGATGGTTTTTTATATTGGCACAGGTTTTTTCTACGGAATTTCAACTTTAATGGATGAAGGCACAGAATTAGCTTTGGGTTTACATGCAGCCAATAATATGTTTGCTGCGTTTTTAGTGACTACAGATTGGATGGTTTTTCAAACGGATGCTTTGTATATTGATACTTCAGAACCTTCTGTTAGTTTCGAAATGTTTTTTCCAGTAGTTATTTTATATCCTTTGCTTTTGTTCTTTTTTTCCAAGAAATACAAATGGACAAATTGGAAAGAAAAATTGACAGGAAAAATAGAAAAACCAGTTAATTTAGAAGAAAACTATAGAATTTTAGAAGAACTTGGTACAAAATAA
- a CDS encoding (Fe-S)-binding protein, producing the protein MQYLPNILFALTLAVGIGYFVMNVRKLSRNIKLGKDVDRTDNKSERLKNMLMIAVGQSKMVKRPLSGLLHIIVYIGFIIINIEVLEIIIDGLLGTHRVFQGIIGDGFYAFLIGTFEILAALVFVAVVVFWLRRNVSNIKRFLSREMKGWPKSDANYIIYFEMVLMTLFIVMNATDVPFQQAGIGNPISQFVAPLFDGFTPETIHTIERTAWWLHIVGILIFLNYLYYSKHLHILLAFPNTYFANLKPKGQFNNLESVTNEVKLMMDPDADPYAMPAEGAEEAVPEKFGASDVADLSWVQLLNAYTCTECGRCTSACPANLTGKKLSPRKIMMDTRDRLEEVGRNIDANKGAFVDDGKQLLGDYILEEELWACTSCNACVEECPVNIDPLSIIMDMRRYLVMEKSAAPQELNMMMTNIENNGAPWAYNQQDRLNWANE; encoded by the coding sequence ATGCAATATTTACCAAATATACTTTTTGCGCTAACTTTAGCTGTTGGTATTGGTTATTTTGTGATGAACGTCAGAAAATTATCAAGAAACATTAAATTAGGAAAAGATGTAGACAGAACAGATAACAAATCTGAACGATTAAAAAATATGTTGATGATTGCAGTTGGGCAATCTAAAATGGTTAAAAGACCTTTGTCTGGTCTTCTTCATATTATCGTTTACATTGGTTTTATCATTATAAATATCGAAGTTTTAGAAATTATTATTGATGGTTTATTAGGTACTCATAGAGTTTTTCAAGGAATTATAGGAGATGGTTTTTACGCATTTTTAATTGGAACTTTCGAAATTTTAGCAGCTTTAGTTTTTGTTGCTGTTGTTGTTTTTTGGTTGCGAAGAAATGTATCAAACATCAAACGTTTTTTAAGCAGAGAAATGAAAGGCTGGCCAAAAAGCGATGCCAATTATATCATTTATTTTGAAATGGTTTTAATGACGCTTTTTATTGTGATGAATGCTACAGATGTTCCTTTTCAACAAGCAGGAATTGGAAATCCAATAAGTCAGTTTGTGGCGCCATTATTTGATGGTTTTACACCAGAAACGATTCATACAATAGAAAGAACTGCTTGGTGGTTGCATATTGTAGGTATTTTAATCTTTTTAAATTACTTGTATTATTCTAAACACTTACATATTTTATTGGCGTTTCCAAACACTTATTTTGCCAATTTAAAACCAAAAGGACAATTCAATAATTTAGAATCGGTTACAAACGAAGTTAAATTAATGATGGATCCTGATGCAGATCCTTATGCAATGCCAGCTGAAGGAGCAGAAGAAGCTGTGCCAGAAAAATTTGGCGCAAGTGATGTAGCAGATTTAAGTTGGGTACAATTATTAAACGCATACACTTGTACAGAATGTGGACGATGTACTTCTGCTTGTCCTGCAAATCTAACAGGTAAAAAATTGTCTCCTCGTAAAATTATGATGGACACAAGAGATCGACTTGAAGAAGTTGGTAGAAATATAGATGCAAATAAAGGTGCTTTTGTCGATGATGGAAAACAGCTTTTAGGCGATTATATTTTAGAAGAAGAACTTTGGGCATGTACAAGTTGTAATGCTTGTGTAGAGGAATGTCCTGTAAATATCGATCCATTATCAATCATTATGGATATGAGAAGATATTTAGTGATGGAAAAAAGTGCAGCACCTCAAGAATTAAACATGATGATGACAAACATCGAGAATAATGGTGCACCTTGGGCTTACAATCAACAAGATAGGTTGAATTGGGCAAATGAATAA
- a CDS encoding SRPBCC family protein, with protein sequence MKTVKVILTIIVILTLAFFATGIVVKETTYQASVIINKPIEVVFTEFNTPENTKNWIPEIKKFEVVNENFGKTGSVYDIVVENQDQEIKMTQKVMAYVPNEKVTLFFDAENMLKKDDYTFFENNGITTIKLNSACNSKSYIMSCMLPFFADKLEAQSQTYLDNFKEYIEKE encoded by the coding sequence ATGAAGACTGTAAAAGTAATTTTAACGATTATTGTTATTTTAACATTAGCTTTTTTTGCGACAGGTATTGTTGTAAAAGAAACTACATATCAAGCATCAGTTATCATAAATAAACCTATTGAAGTTGTTTTTACGGAATTTAACACTCCAGAAAACACCAAAAATTGGATTCCAGAAATTAAAAAATTCGAAGTGGTAAATGAAAATTTCGGAAAAACAGGAAGTGTTTATGATATTGTTGTAGAAAATCAAGATCAAGAAATTAAGATGACTCAAAAAGTGATGGCTTATGTGCCTAATGAAAAAGTTACCTTATTTTTTGATGCTGAAAATATGTTAAAAAAAGACGATTATACTTTTTTTGAAAATAATGGTATAACCACCATTAAACTGAACTCTGCTTGTAATAGTAAATCGTACATCATGTCTTGTATGTTGCCTTTTTTTGCTGATAAATTAGAAGCTCAAAGTCAGACGTATTTAGATAATTTTAAGGAGTATATTGAAAAGGAATAG
- a CDS encoding PH domain-containing protein, whose amino-acid sequence MADYFQNSEVTTLPNIIEVEFTKIDKSYLKVILINFFLILIPLFVGLVLLDKFTFTEEITVYSIYIYALFTSFFGLIFLFLIFSFPKRMYVVRDKDISYKAGLFTKKITTVPFSRIQHVEIDEKPISRVFNLASISVFTAGDSSDDLEIKGINKEKALQIKEFISTKIDE is encoded by the coding sequence ATGGCAGATTATTTTCAAAATTCAGAAGTTACTACTTTACCAAATATTATTGAAGTTGAATTTACAAAAATTGATAAAAGTTACCTCAAAGTAATTTTAATCAATTTTTTTCTGATACTTATCCCTCTTTTTGTGGGTTTGGTTTTGTTAGATAAATTTACATTTACAGAAGAAATAACAGTCTATTCAATTTATATATATGCGTTATTTACGTCTTTTTTTGGATTGATTTTTTTATTCCTAATCTTTAGTTTTCCGAAAAGAATGTATGTTGTAAGAGACAAAGATATTTCTTACAAAGCTGGTTTATTTACTAAAAAGATTACAACAGTTCCGTTTTCAAGAATTCAACATGTAGAGATTGATGAAAAACCAATTTCAAGAGTTTTTAATTTGGCTTCTATTAGCGTTTTTACAGCAGGTGATAGTAGTGACGATTTAGAAATTAAAGGCATCAACAAAGAAAAAGCATTACAAATTAAAGAATTTATTAGCACAAAAATAGATGAATAA
- a CDS encoding o-succinylbenzoate synthase gives MIKATYKKYILNFKNPSGTSRGILRTKETWFIILEEDGKTGIGETGLFRGLSIDDVPNYEEKLSWVCKNISLGLENLLLKLIDFPSIQFGLEQAFLSLKSDDKFELFPSEFTKGNKAININGLIWMGEKQFMKDQIKEKLKTGFSCIKMKIGAIDFEAEIELLTSIRKEFTANEIELRVDANGAFSPKNALEKLKRLSALDIHSIEQPIKQGQIQEMAALCSKTPLPIALDEELIGVFKSEEKQELIETIKPQFIILKPSLVGGFAGSKEWINFATKNNADWWITSALESNIGLNAITQFTYTLQNKLPQGLGTGGLFTNNFDSPLEVKNGKLHYNSNKNWNFNL, from the coding sequence TTGATAAAAGCAACCTACAAAAAATACATTCTCAACTTCAAAAACCCAAGTGGAACTTCCAGAGGAATTTTAAGAACCAAAGAAACTTGGTTTATCATTTTAGAAGAAGATGGTAAAACAGGTATTGGAGAAACAGGACTTTTTAGAGGTTTAAGTATTGATGACGTTCCTAATTATGAAGAAAAACTAAGTTGGGTTTGTAAAAATATTAGTTTAGGTTTAGAAAACTTGTTATTAAAACTCATTGACTTTCCATCAATTCAGTTTGGATTAGAACAAGCATTTTTATCTTTAAAAAGTGATGACAAATTCGAACTTTTCCCATCAGAATTTACCAAAGGAAATAAAGCCATTAACATTAATGGTTTAATTTGGATGGGCGAAAAGCAGTTTATGAAAGATCAAATTAAAGAGAAACTAAAAACGGGTTTTTCTTGCATCAAAATGAAAATTGGTGCCATTGATTTTGAGGCTGAAATTGAGTTGTTAACATCCATTAGAAAAGAATTTACAGCAAACGAAATAGAATTAAGAGTAGATGCAAATGGTGCATTTAGTCCCAAAAATGCGTTAGAGAAATTAAAGCGTTTATCAGCTTTAGATATCCATTCTATAGAACAACCTATAAAACAAGGACAAATTCAAGAAATGGCTGCTTTATGTTCAAAAACACCTTTACCAATTGCTTTAGATGAAGAATTGATTGGTGTTTTTAAATCCGAAGAAAAACAAGAACTAATTGAAACTATTAAACCACAGTTTATCATTTTAAAACCAAGTTTGGTTGGTGGTTTTGCAGGTAGTAAGGAATGGATTAATTTTGCAACAAAGAATAACGCAGATTGGTGGATAACATCAGCTTTAGAAAGTAATATTGGCTTAAATGCAATTACGCAATTTACGTATACATTGCAAAATAAATTGCCTCAAGGTTTAGGAACAGGAGGATTATTTACCAATAATTTCGACAGTCCTTTAGAAGTTAAAAACGGAAAATTACACTATAATTCCAATAAAAATTGGAATTTTAATTTATAA
- a CDS encoding AMP-binding protein, producing the protein MVQNKFHKNFTLNNHSFTSVDELLAFTKGFSDEIHQFLESWFSKDDYIIVQTSGSTGAPKPISLKKEFVINSAKATGLYFDLQANTTALLCLPIAYIAGKLMLIRALTLGWHLDVVEPNSNPLVTIDKTFDFSAMVPLQVENSLSKLNLIKKIIVGGGVVSNSLQEKLQEISTDVFATYGMTETITHIAVKKLNNFIAIKEKPSINNEIASLKKVLKDEFYTILPNVTIYKDERNCLVIAAPKVSDEIIFTNDVVNLISDTQFEWLGRFDNVINSGGIKLHPEKIEEKLAKIITNRFFVAGIPNEKIGEKLVLIVEGNQQEINLETAQLSKFEIPKEIYFVNEFVETKTAKIQRKKTLAKILPK; encoded by the coding sequence TTGGTACAAAATAAATTTCATAAAAACTTTACATTAAACAACCATTCATTTACTTCTGTTGATGAATTGTTAGCGTTTACAAAAGGTTTTTCTGATGAAATTCATCAATTTTTAGAAAGTTGGTTTTCTAAAGATGATTATATTATTGTGCAAACTTCTGGCTCAACAGGAGCACCAAAACCAATATCACTTAAAAAAGAATTTGTTATAAATTCGGCAAAAGCAACAGGTTTGTATTTCGATTTACAGGCAAATACAACAGCATTATTATGTTTGCCAATTGCCTATATTGCAGGCAAATTAATGTTGATAAGAGCCTTAACTTTAGGTTGGCATTTAGATGTTGTTGAACCCAATTCAAATCCATTAGTAACTATTGATAAAACATTCGATTTTTCTGCAATGGTGCCTTTGCAAGTAGAAAATTCGCTTTCAAAACTTAATTTAATAAAAAAAATAATTGTTGGTGGAGGAGTAGTTTCTAACTCATTGCAAGAAAAATTACAAGAAATTTCTACGGATGTTTTTGCAACCTATGGAATGACAGAAACCATAACGCATATTGCAGTTAAAAAACTTAATAATTTTATAGCGATAAAAGAGAAACCTTCTATAAACAATGAGATTGCCTCACTTAAAAAAGTTCTCAAAGACGAATTCTATACTATTTTACCAAACGTAACAATTTATAAAGATGAACGAAACTGTTTGGTAATTGCTGCTCCAAAAGTTTCTGATGAAATTATTTTTACAAATGATGTTGTCAACTTAATTTCAGATACACAATTTGAATGGTTAGGACGATTTGACAACGTTATAAATTCTGGTGGCATTAAATTGCATCCAGAAAAAATAGAAGAAAAATTAGCTAAAATCATTACAAATCGTTTTTTTGTTGCTGGTATTCCTAATGAAAAAATAGGCGAAAAATTGGTTTTAATTGTTGAAGGAAATCAACAGGAAATAAATCTTGAAACTGCACAACTTTCTAAATTTGAGATTCCTAAAGAAATTTACTTTGTAAATGAATTTGTTGAAACGAAAACAGCAAAAATCCAAAGAAAAAAAACGTTGGCAAAAATCTTACCTAAATAA
- a CDS encoding PH domain-containing protein yields MNNLFDFSTFSRQSTKGILVIYIAHLYKFLKLTWILVFLIVKDFTKITNKIDAIYIYAGIAFFLIFFLIRTYLIFKNFQFKIENEHFILKQGILKKTNTAIPFHRIQNINFKQNIVQQIIGVFEVSIETAGSSTTEISIKALSLQKATALKEIISKNTKLIEEEVVEKQETKPLVRIGVKELFKVSLTENHLQNLLLFFAIVFGLLQQLQQLSDSLGQTEAIDGFIEENTNAISASIFLVIIILLLLTIVALVSSFVRVFLVHFNLTAYLKEDAFEINQGLFTKKSIILKKQKIQNITISTNPLKRLIGISFITFKQAVSGKINNKKKDKLIRIVGCKKEQIEIIKASLFNPTDVENSDKKHPENYFKRRLFIFTFLFLILAYTITYVVYSHFEIFYSTIVVVPIVVFLILKKVKKRFYKISDEMILVGKGLLETHITYLEIFKVQNIEMQQTIFQKRSNVADLILQTASGKIKIPCIDFQEAIKIYNHTLYKVETSQTSWM; encoded by the coding sequence ATGAATAATTTGTTTGATTTTTCAACTTTTTCAAGGCAATCAACAAAAGGTATTTTAGTTATTTATATTGCACATCTTTATAAATTTTTAAAACTAACTTGGATTTTGGTTTTTTTGATAGTAAAAGATTTCACCAAGATAACAAACAAAATAGATGCAATTTATATTTATGCAGGAATTGCATTTTTCCTTATTTTCTTTTTAATTAGAACCTATTTAATTTTCAAAAACTTTCAATTTAAAATAGAAAACGAACACTTTATTTTAAAACAAGGAATTCTTAAAAAAACAAATACAGCCATTCCTTTTCATCGCATACAAAACATCAATTTTAAGCAAAATATAGTGCAACAAATTATTGGTGTTTTTGAGGTAAGCATAGAAACTGCTGGTTCAAGCACTACAGAAATTTCAATAAAAGCGCTGTCTTTGCAAAAAGCAACAGCGTTAAAAGAAATCATTTCTAAAAACACAAAACTTATTGAGGAAGAAGTAGTTGAAAAGCAAGAAACAAAACCATTGGTAAGAATTGGTGTTAAAGAGCTTTTTAAGGTAAGTTTAACCGAAAACCATTTGCAAAATTTATTATTATTTTTTGCAATTGTATTTGGTTTATTGCAACAATTACAACAATTATCAGACAGTTTAGGGCAAACAGAAGCCATAGATGGTTTTATTGAAGAAAATACAAATGCAATTTCTGCGAGTATTTTTTTAGTAATTATCATCCTTTTATTGTTAACTATTGTTGCTTTAGTAAGTTCTTTTGTGAGAGTGTTTTTAGTTCATTTTAATTTAACAGCCTACTTAAAAGAAGATGCTTTTGAAATTAACCAGGGTTTATTTACCAAAAAATCGATTATTTTAAAAAAGCAAAAAATTCAGAATATTACCATATCTACAAATCCTTTAAAAAGGTTGATTGGCATTTCTTTTATCACTTTTAAACAAGCAGTAAGTGGTAAAATAAACAATAAGAAGAAAGACAAGTTAATACGAATAGTTGGTTGTAAAAAAGAGCAAATAGAAATTATAAAAGCAAGTTTGTTTAACCCAACTGATGTTGAAAATAGCGACAAGAAACATCCAGAAAACTACTTTAAGAGAAGGCTTTTTATTTTTACTTTTTTGTTTTTAATACTAGCTTATACAATAACCTATGTAGTGTATTCTCATTTCGAAATTTTCTATTCAACTATAGTAGTCGTTCCAATTGTTGTATTTTTGATCTTGAAAAAAGTAAAGAAACGTTTCTATAAAATTTCTGACGAAATGATCTTAGTTGGCAAAGGATTGTTAGAAACGCATATTACCTATTTAGAAATTTTTAAGGTTCAGAATATAGAAATGCAGCAGACAATTTTTCAAAAAAGAAGTAATGTTGCCGATTTAATTTTACAAACAGCTTCAGGGAAAATAAAAATTCCTTGTATCGATTTTCAAGAGGCCATTAAAATTTATAACCATACTTTGTATAAAGTAGAAACGAGCCAAACTTCATGGATGTAA